Proteins found in one Mycoplasmopsis bovigenitalium genomic segment:
- a CDS encoding YbaB/EbfC family nucleoid-associated protein — MDQNMLRKMQKLQKELEAKTEEFMEMEFKEEKHGLEVIAKGSKRIESINIKDTDLLDPEDPETLADLMKIVINSLFARIDEEQEKLMPQMPGGFGF, encoded by the coding sequence ATGGACCAAAACATGCTAAGAAAAATGCAAAAATTACAAAAAGAACTTGAAGCAAAAACTGAAGAGTTTATGGAAATGGAATTCAAAGAAGAAAAACATGGACTGGAAGTTATTGCTAAAGGAAGTAAGAGAATTGAGTCAATTAATATTAAGGACACAGACCTTTTAGATCCAGAAGATCCTGAAACATTAGCAGACTTAATGAAAATTGTAATTAACTCATTATTCGCTAGAATCGATGAAGAACAAGAAAAGCTAATGCCACAAATGCCAGGCGGATTTGGCTTCTAA
- the dnaX gene encoding DNA polymerase III subunit gamma/tau: MYKALYRKYRPRNFDEVVGQQHIVQTLKNIILSNKISHAYLFSGPRGVGKTSVAKIFASTLNCGHGLELTFVCEQCLKISDKNFDIIEMDAASNNGVDDIRSLNEKIQNMPANGKFKIYVIDEVHMLSKGAFNALLKTLEEPPAHVIFILATTDPQKIPLTILSRVQRYNFRKIPTQTIIEQLQKVLNSENITYDEDSLGYIARLSNGGMRDALSIADQALAYGNGHIKIQDISYAFGISANENLITILNNLYVGNVKDIILLIDELKNAGLDSKHLIDGLIGVLKDFVILNRTSDVHLIELLTQKDIELLQFNYDFALKTIDKLYKLAKDLIYSDSQFQLIELSLLKIASEQNSKQLNEPKTIENDTKKDTQVMKPRKTPTNTVKIALEQSQEFMIELNDNLGDAQTINDDLLTFDGFDAEDSLISTSEFNFEEDNTQQKNKKSSLFPKFDDSYSGFNSFTETYSDSELMNAFALSTREEISRVETAFEFIFNNNDDKYSDIVLALKNVKVYAAGEKFIVLGASKVSIFPELNYLEKIKTNFSFQELLKTYLGEYKNLFIISDLRRYKEIGNKFIEKVNAGGFETYKFNDVNVDKNQSPTAKLFEDLTNI, encoded by the coding sequence GTGTATAAGGCTTTATATAGAAAATATCGACCAAGAAATTTTGATGAAGTTGTTGGGCAACAACACATTGTTCAAACATTAAAAAACATTATACTTAGCAACAAAATTAGCCACGCATACCTATTTTCGGGCCCTCGTGGCGTTGGTAAAACATCAGTAGCTAAAATTTTTGCCTCAACACTAAATTGTGGCCATGGATTAGAACTAACATTTGTTTGTGAACAATGTTTAAAAATTAGTGATAAAAACTTTGACATCATTGAAATGGATGCAGCTTCAAATAATGGTGTTGATGATATAAGAAGTTTGAATGAAAAGATACAAAATATGCCGGCAAACGGCAAATTTAAAATTTATGTAATTGATGAAGTTCATATGCTTAGCAAGGGTGCTTTCAATGCATTGCTTAAAACTCTTGAGGAACCCCCAGCACACGTTATATTTATACTTGCAACAACTGATCCTCAAAAAATTCCATTAACAATTCTTTCTCGTGTTCAAAGATATAATTTTAGAAAAATACCTACTCAAACAATTATTGAACAGCTGCAAAAGGTTTTAAATTCGGAAAATATTACATATGATGAGGATTCTCTGGGTTATATTGCTAGATTATCTAATGGAGGGATGCGTGATGCATTGTCAATTGCTGATCAAGCATTAGCATATGGTAATGGACACATAAAAATTCAAGACATATCTTATGCATTTGGAATTTCAGCAAATGAAAATTTAATAACTATTCTTAATAATTTATATGTTGGAAATGTAAAAGATATTATTTTGCTTATTGATGAACTAAAAAATGCTGGGCTTGATTCTAAACATCTAATTGACGGATTAATTGGAGTTCTAAAAGATTTCGTTATTTTAAATAGAACGTCAGATGTTCATCTTATTGAATTATTAACTCAAAAAGACATTGAATTATTGCAATTTAATTATGATTTTGCATTAAAAACAATTGATAAATTGTACAAACTTGCCAAAGATTTGATTTATTCAGATTCTCAATTTCAACTTATTGAATTATCATTACTCAAAATTGCAAGCGAACAAAATTCCAAACAATTAAATGAACCCAAAACCATCGAAAATGATACAAAAAAGGATACTCAAGTTATGAAACCAAGAAAAACTCCTACTAACACAGTTAAAATTGCTCTTGAGCAAAGCCAAGAATTCATGATCGAATTGAATGACAATTTAGGCGATGCTCAGACAATCAATGATGATTTATTGACATTTGATGGTTTTGATGCTGAAGATTCATTAATTTCGACATCCGAATTTAATTTTGAAGAAGACAACACACAACAAAAAAATAAAAAATCTTCTTTATTCCCAAAATTCGACGATAGCTACTCTGGATTTAATTCCTTTACTGAAACATATTCTGACTCAGAGTTGATGAATGCTTTCGCTTTGTCAACAAGAGAAGAAATATCTAGAGTAGAAACTGCTTTTGAATTTATTTTTAATAACAACGATGATAAATATTCAGACATTGTTTTAGCACTTAAAAACGTTAAAGTTTATGCAGCAGGTGAAAAATTTATTGTTTTAGGTGCATCAAAAGTTTCAATATTTCCTGAGCTAAATTACCTTGAAAAAATTAAAACTAATTTTAGTTTCCAAGAATTATTGAAAACATATTTAGGTGAATACAAAAACTTATTCATCATTAGTGATTTAAGAAGATATAAAGAAATTGGCAATAAATTTATTGAAAAAGTCAATGCTGGCGGCTTTGAAACATATAAATTTAATGATGTAAATGTTGATAAAAATCAGTCACCAACAGCAAAATTATTTGAAGATTTAACCAATATTTAG
- the gpmI gene encoding 2,3-bisphosphoglycerate-independent phosphoglycerate mutase — translation MKKTVLIVIDGLGLGKKYEGNAFELAKTPTFDKLLSDYPNSKIQASGQYVGLPEGQMGNSEVGHLNIGAGRVVYTGLSLINHSIKTGDFKKNQIFLDAIKKVKNNKKTLHLVGLLSDGGVHSHQDHLFELIELANESGLKDVSIHVIGDGRDVAPKSLISSLEKLSDLTNRYGYTISSIGGRYYGMDRDKMFDRVQLHFDALLGESKNKFFDVIQYINDSYGQNVTDEFIVPAINEKGKFITNNDSVIFFNFRPDRARQLSHCLIGSSLFDYNPTNRVQLEDFISMMKYEGIESKVAIEEMKVENPIGAVISQNNLKQLRLAETQKYSHVTYFMDGGVDVIYENSTRIMVDSLKVKTYDLAPKMSAKEITDKLIEHGLKNDLTIMNYANPDMVGHTGVLNATIEAIEFLDFQIKRVIDWASENDVTVFITADHGNSEVMIDNKGGPATKHTDNPVMLVSTDKTLKLEDGKLANIAPTILKYMGIQIPKEMNEEPLI, via the coding sequence ATGAAAAAAACAGTTTTAATTGTTATTGACGGATTAGGCCTTGGTAAAAAATATGAAGGTAACGCTTTTGAATTGGCAAAAACACCAACTTTTGACAAATTATTAAGCGATTATCCTAATTCAAAAATTCAAGCTTCTGGTCAATATGTAGGTCTTCCAGAGGGTCAAATGGGCAACTCTGAGGTGGGGCATTTAAATATCGGCGCCGGCAGAGTTGTTTACACAGGATTGAGTTTGATAAATCACTCAATAAAAACAGGTGATTTCAAGAAAAATCAAATATTTTTAGATGCAATAAAAAAAGTAAAAAATAATAAAAAAACACTTCATTTAGTAGGTTTATTGAGTGATGGGGGTGTGCATTCCCACCAAGATCATCTTTTTGAGTTGATTGAACTTGCAAATGAATCTGGTCTAAAAGATGTGTCAATACACGTAATAGGTGATGGTCGTGATGTTGCTCCTAAATCATTGATTAGTTCATTGGAAAAATTAAGTGATTTAACTAATAGATATGGTTACACAATTTCATCAATTGGTGGACGTTATTATGGAATGGATAGAGATAAAATGTTTGATCGTGTTCAATTACATTTTGATGCATTATTAGGAGAATCTAAAAACAAATTTTTTGACGTAATTCAATATATTAATGATTCATATGGTCAAAATGTAACAGATGAATTTATTGTTCCTGCAATAAATGAAAAAGGTAAGTTTATAACAAATAATGATTCAGTTATTTTCTTTAATTTTAGACCGGATAGAGCAAGACAACTTTCTCATTGTTTAATTGGCTCATCATTATTTGATTACAATCCAACAAATCGTGTTCAACTTGAAGATTTTATTTCTATGATGAAATATGAAGGAATTGAATCAAAAGTTGCAATAGAAGAGATGAAAGTTGAAAACCCAATTGGTGCTGTTATTAGTCAAAATAATTTAAAACAATTGAGATTAGCAGAAACACAAAAATATTCACATGTTACTTATTTTATGGATGGTGGTGTTGATGTTATTTATGAGAATTCAACAAGAATTATGGTTGATTCTTTGAAGGTTAAAACTTACGATTTAGCCCCAAAAATGAGTGCAAAAGAAATCACTGACAAGCTTATTGAACATGGGCTTAAAAATGATTTAACTATTATGAATTATGCAAACCCTGACATGGTTGGTCACACTGGCGTTTTAAATGCAACAATTGAAGCAATTGAATTTTTAGATTTTCAAATCAAAAGGGTTATAGATTGAGCGAGTGAAAATGATGTTACTGTATTTATTACAGCTGACCATGGAAATTCTGAAGTCATGATTGATAATAAAGGCGGCCCAGCCACAAAACATACAGACAATCCAGTAATGCTTGTTTCAACTGATAAAACTCTAAAACTTGAAGATGGTAAACTGGCAAATATAGCTCCAACTATTTTAAAATACATGGGAATTCAAATTCCAAAAGAAATGAATGAAGAACCTTTAATCTAG
- a CDS encoding Cof-type HAD-IIB family hydrolase — MTKQFKRIIFSDIDGTIYPFSNRVLSDETKKSILDSHNDGIEFVLATGNPALPKIKDLANELKTRYIICSNGAEILDLQDEKYLFYSFIDEDSLTKILNICNKYNAAIYWNSLDKYGLFNASKSTIDFYIDFYDFRDWDFTNHSIKRVLKLEILDNNNSMEQIKNDIDELNLPIEMVKLSSHIEITAKQVSKGDAAQFLCENIFNTDIKNTMAIGDSENDLSMLNIVGFGYVMDNAPQSVKSKCVLFAADVEQNGLGESIIDYVYRTKSMYEKEKVRLQVEKWNDKLKAKNSR, encoded by the coding sequence ATGACTAAACAATTTAAAAGAATTATTTTTAGCGATATTGATGGTACTATTTATCCATTTTCTAATAGAGTGTTGAGCGATGAAACAAAAAAAAGTATTTTAGATTCGCACAATGATGGAATTGAATTTGTTTTAGCTACCGGGAACCCCGCTCTTCCAAAAATTAAAGATTTAGCCAATGAGTTGAAAACCAGATATATCATATGTTCAAATGGAGCGGAAATTTTAGATTTACAAGATGAAAAATACTTGTTTTATTCATTTATTGATGAAGATTCATTGACAAAAATTTTAAATATTTGCAACAAATATAATGCTGCAATTTATTGAAATTCTCTTGATAAATACGGTCTATTCAATGCTTCTAAATCAACCATTGATTTTTATATAGATTTTTATGATTTCAGAGATTGGGATTTTACCAATCATTCTATAAAACGTGTTTTAAAGTTAGAAATTTTAGACAATAACAATTCAATGGAACAGATTAAAAATGATATTGATGAATTAAATTTACCAATTGAAATGGTTAAATTATCAAGTCATATTGAAATTACAGCAAAACAGGTTTCAAAAGGAGATGCCGCACAATTTTTGTGTGAAAACATTTTTAATACCGATATAAAAAATACAATGGCAATTGGGGATAGTGAAAATGATTTATCAATGTTAAATATAGTTGGTTTTGGGTATGTAATGGATAATGCTCCGCAAAGTGTAAAAAGTAAATGTGTGCTTTTTGCTGCAGACGTTGAGCAAAATGGTCTAGGTGAATCTATAATTGACTATGTTTATCGCACAAAATCAATGTATGAAAAAGAAAAAGTAAGATTACAAGTTGAAAAATGAAATGACAAATTAAAAGCCAAAAACAGCCGCTAG
- the secA gene encoding preprotein translocase subunit SecA: MKLFEFKSTEMRIAEKTLKKINDYEKIIQKLSDDDLKNKTLQFKSRIANGESLESMRAEVFAVSREATKRVLGKRPYDVQMLGGVLLDLASVAEMKTGEGKTITSIAPVYLNALEGKGAIVSTVNEYLSERDAIEMGEVFNWLGLTVGINKAQMDPAEKRAAYAADITYSVHSELGFDYLRDNMAESVGEKVQRGLNFCLIDEADSILIDEAKTPLIISGGEGEDTSEYFMADRFVRTLVEDDYEIDEESKAISLTYSGIKKANAFFGFDNLYHFENSEMVHRIQNSLRAHKVMRENVEYIVRDGKIELVDAFTGRIMEGRAYSEGLQQAIQACAGVEIESETKTLATITYQNFFRMFTKLCGMTGTAKTEEQEFIDIYNMRVNVVPTNRPVIRKDLEDSIFATAKGKWEAVTEKIKELYEKGQPVLVGTAQIEDSEILHYFLSQAMIPHTVLNAKQNASEAEIIANAGQVKSVTIATNMAGRGTDIKLSQEAKELGGLYVIGTDRAESRRIDNQLRGRSGRQGDPGVSKFYVSLDDQLMRRFSNYEEFKEQFADKGDSEITSKSLVKGFVEAQKKIEGFNYDSRKSVLHYDDVIRQQRDLFYAQRDLILVHDDLGFIIERMLKNAVNTIVHNPMFLNKTGTFIYEKLFSYLNDEFLGKGVRDKFELESLSKIHENDMQDFLNNELLNKYKKWRQIYNEKTAENMVQYCEKQIVLSVSDRYWQNHINVMDKLRSNVNLVQYSQKNPYQVYTEEGTKKFNQMLANIATDVCRAIFNDRNGAQSLISSEMENDPLFQAIKSTVYLDENVEDSQREQIWIDLYKQAKEGYANNDVANVEFAADILEQNNY; the protein is encoded by the coding sequence ATGAAGTTATTTGAATTTAAGTCTACTGAAATGCGTATAGCTGAAAAAACATTGAAAAAAATCAATGATTATGAAAAAATCATTCAAAAATTGTCTGATGATGATTTAAAAAATAAAACCTTGCAGTTTAAATCTCGTATTGCGAATGGTGAGAGTTTGGAATCAATGCGAGCTGAGGTTTTTGCTGTTTCAAGAGAAGCAACAAAAAGAGTGCTTGGCAAGCGTCCTTATGATGTGCAAATGCTTGGTGGCGTTTTACTTGATTTAGCATCGGTGGCTGAAATGAAAACTGGTGAAGGTAAAACAATTACATCAATCGCACCTGTTTATTTAAATGCTCTTGAAGGCAAAGGAGCTATTGTATCAACAGTAAACGAATATCTTTCTGAGCGTGATGCTATTGAAATGGGTGAAGTATTTAATTGACTTGGTTTAACTGTTGGAATTAATAAAGCACAAATGGATCCAGCTGAAAAACGAGCAGCTTACGCTGCTGACATCACCTATTCAGTGCACTCTGAACTAGGTTTTGATTATTTACGTGATAATATGGCTGAATCAGTTGGCGAAAAAGTTCAAAGAGGCTTAAATTTCTGTTTAATTGACGAAGCTGACTCAATTTTAATTGACGAAGCAAAAACTCCATTGATAATTTCTGGTGGTGAAGGTGAAGACACTAGTGAATACTTTATGGCTGATAGATTTGTTAGAACACTAGTTGAAGATGATTATGAAATTGACGAAGAATCAAAGGCAATTTCGTTGACTTATAGTGGTATTAAAAAAGCCAATGCATTTTTTGGTTTTGATAATTTGTACCATTTTGAAAATTCAGAAATGGTTCATAGAATTCAAAATTCACTTCGCGCCCACAAAGTTATGCGCGAAAATGTTGAATATATAGTTCGTGATGGCAAGATCGAGTTAGTTGATGCATTTACAGGCCGTATAATGGAAGGTAGAGCATATTCTGAAGGTTTACAACAAGCAATTCAAGCTTGTGCAGGTGTTGAAATTGAAAGTGAAACAAAAACACTGGCAACAATTACTTACCAAAACTTCTTCCGTATGTTTACTAAATTATGTGGTATGACAGGTACTGCAAAAACTGAAGAACAAGAATTCATTGACATTTACAACATGCGTGTAAATGTAGTTCCAACCAATAGACCAGTTATTCGTAAAGATTTAGAAGACTCAATTTTCGCAACCGCAAAAGGAAAATGAGAAGCAGTTACTGAAAAAATTAAAGAATTATATGAAAAAGGCCAACCAGTTTTAGTTGGTACTGCACAAATTGAAGATTCAGAAATTTTGCATTACTTTTTATCACAAGCAATGATTCCACACACAGTATTGAATGCTAAACAAAATGCATCAGAAGCAGAAATAATTGCTAACGCAGGTCAAGTTAAATCAGTTACAATTGCTACAAACATGGCTGGGCGTGGTACAGACATTAAATTGTCACAAGAAGCAAAAGAATTAGGTGGTTTATATGTCATTGGTACCGATCGAGCTGAGTCTCGCCGTATTGATAATCAGCTGCGTGGACGTAGTGGGCGTCAAGGGGATCCTGGAGTTTCTAAATTTTATGTTTCATTAGATGATCAATTAATGCGTCGTTTCTCTAATTATGAAGAATTTAAAGAGCAATTTGCTGATAAAGGTGATAGCGAAATTACTTCAAAATCGCTTGTAAAAGGATTTGTTGAAGCACAGAAAAAAATTGAAGGCTTCAACTACGATTCACGTAAAAGTGTGCTTCATTACGATGATGTGATTAGACAGCAACGTGACTTGTTTTATGCACAACGTGACTTGATTCTTGTTCATGACGACTTAGGCTTTATTATTGAAAGAATGTTGAAAAATGCTGTAAATACAATTGTTCATAATCCAATGTTTTTGAATAAAACTGGCACATTTATTTATGAAAAACTATTTTCTTATTTAAATGATGAATTTTTGGGAAAAGGTGTTAGAGATAAATTTGAATTAGAGTCGCTTTCTAAAATTCATGAAAATGACATGCAAGATTTCTTAAATAATGAATTATTAAATAAGTATAAAAAATGAAGACAAATTTACAATGAAAAAACAGCAGAAAATATGGTTCAATATTGCGAAAAGCAAATAGTTTTAAGTGTTTCTGATAGATATTGACAAAACCATATTAATGTGATGGATAAATTGCGTTCAAATGTTAATTTAGTTCAATATTCACAAAAAAACCCTTATCAAGTTTATACAGAAGAAGGTACTAAAAAGTTTAATCAAATGCTTGCAAATATTGCTACTGATGTTTGCCGGGCAATATTCAACGATAGAAATGGGGCGCAATCTCTAATTTCAAGCGAAATGGAGAATGACCCTCTTTTCCAAGCTATTAAAAGTACAGTTTATCTTGATGAAAATGTTGAAGATTCGCAACGCGAACAAATTTGAATTGATTTGTATAAACAAGCTAAAGAAGGTTATGCAAATAATGATGTTGCAAATGTAGAATTTGCTGCTGACATTTTAGAACAAAATAATTATTAA
- a CDS encoding cation-translocating P-type ATPase — translation MTKSEALNYKGLSSKQVDELKQKHGLNTLMRNKKVNPVVAFFKQFIDPMIILLIIGASISLGLAIYEHVSGEKKGIDILIGYIEPFIIVLVIILNSMLGAYQEVKSDRAVRALEKMNESFTSVMRDGRIQKIKSTELVPGDLILLAAGDTINADCRIIDATNLMVVESSLTGENLAINKIENWDATDNAILAENKHLLYSSTYVTNGKALAIVVATGVNTEIGKINELIQKQGATTTPLQYKLNKLSKWFGISGVVLLFVSLITQILLNNISAGWNRPDVYTQATVTAISLAVAAIPEGLLTFTTVLLTVGVKNLTKEKALVKNLLAVETLGSTSIICTDKTGTLTENKMKVIDLYDFQTNSIFTVKNNKQNFEKITTFVTLCNDAFIHFNKEKGEFEEVGDPTETGMLRYAFDNQITKESLKNEFKIITSLPFDSDRKMHSVLVQNNNKKFMITKGAPDIIIEKSNNIDKEKVLSINNSWSEKSYRVIAVAVKEINSENINFNDENDFEFVGLIALVDPPRANVKESVLAAKNAGIKTVMITGDHIVTAKAIASQLGIYNDGDLCITGSQLAQMSEKELAEKVTKISVYARVNPEDKLRIVKAWQSHEKVVAMTGDGVNDAPALKVSDIGCAMGITGTDVSKQAADLILVDDNFNTIVSAVKNGRSTFDKIKTIIMNLLVSSLVEIIVMMLGMIVFFFAYKGKYEQFYIFGASQLLWINLVSHGLPAIALGFVNSDKDVMNRNPFNKKESIFARGMGITLIWQSLLLSLATLISYTIGAEYAIANNLEFAQTASTCGFITLGLACGINTINFMSEKSIFISSIKKYWLVWAAIIFSGSTILIVSLVPQIAQVFRMTDITKHWKLIVSSLSLGLILVVANEALKFTKWIGNILKKKQS, via the coding sequence ATGACTAAAAGTGAAGCTTTAAATTATAAGGGCTTATCAAGCAAACAAGTTGATGAATTAAAACAAAAACATGGACTTAACACACTAATGAGAAATAAAAAAGTAAATCCTGTTGTTGCCTTTTTTAAACAATTTATTGATCCGATGATTATTTTGTTAATTATTGGTGCTTCAATTTCATTGGGATTAGCAATTTATGAACACGTTAGTGGTGAAAAAAAAGGAATAGATATTTTAATCGGGTACATTGAGCCATTTATCATTGTTTTAGTAATTATTTTAAATTCAATGCTTGGCGCTTATCAAGAAGTAAAATCTGACCGTGCTGTAAGGGCGCTTGAAAAAATGAATGAGTCATTTACTAGTGTAATGCGCGATGGTAGAATCCAAAAAATCAAATCAACAGAGCTTGTTCCTGGTGATTTAATTCTTTTAGCCGCAGGAGACACAATAAATGCCGATTGCAGAATTATTGACGCAACTAATTTAATGGTTGTTGAATCTTCATTAACTGGTGAAAACTTAGCAATTAACAAAATTGAAAACTGAGATGCCACTGACAATGCAATATTAGCTGAAAATAAACATTTACTATACTCAAGTACATATGTAACTAATGGGAAAGCATTAGCAATTGTTGTTGCGACAGGGGTTAATACCGAAATTGGTAAAATAAATGAATTAATTCAAAAACAAGGAGCAACAACAACTCCACTTCAATACAAACTGAACAAATTAAGTAAATGATTCGGAATCAGCGGAGTAGTCTTATTATTTGTTAGCTTGATAACACAAATATTATTAAATAATATTAGTGCTGGGTGAAATAGACCTGATGTCTATACACAAGCAACTGTTACAGCTATTAGTTTAGCAGTAGCTGCAATTCCAGAAGGTCTGCTAACCTTTACAACTGTCTTGCTGACAGTTGGGGTAAAAAACTTAACAAAAGAAAAAGCTTTAGTCAAAAATTTACTTGCAGTCGAAACATTAGGTTCAACCTCAATTATTTGTACCGATAAAACTGGTACGCTTACAGAAAATAAAATGAAGGTTATTGACTTGTATGACTTTCAAACAAACTCAATATTTACAGTTAAAAATAATAAGCAAAATTTTGAAAAAATAACAACATTTGTAACACTATGCAATGACGCATTTATTCATTTTAATAAAGAAAAAGGCGAATTTGAAGAAGTTGGTGATCCAACTGAAACAGGAATGTTGCGTTATGCTTTTGATAATCAAATAACAAAAGAATCATTGAAAAACGAATTCAAAATTATAACTTCATTGCCATTTGACAGTGACAGAAAAATGCACTCAGTTCTTGTCCAAAATAACAACAAAAAATTCATGATAACCAAGGGCGCTCCAGATATTATCATTGAAAAATCAAACAACATTGACAAGGAAAAAGTTCTATCAATTAATAATAGTTGGTCCGAGAAATCTTACAGAGTTATTGCCGTAGCGGTTAAAGAAATTAACTCAGAAAATATTAATTTTAACGACGAGAATGACTTTGAATTTGTAGGTTTAATTGCACTTGTTGACCCTCCTAGAGCAAATGTAAAAGAAAGTGTTTTAGCCGCTAAAAACGCAGGAATCAAAACAGTTATGATTACTGGCGACCATATTGTAACCGCTAAAGCAATTGCAAGTCAATTAGGTATTTATAACGATGGTGATTTATGCATAACTGGTAGCCAACTTGCACAAATGAGTGAAAAAGAACTTGCTGAAAAAGTTACCAAAATTTCAGTTTATGCAAGAGTTAACCCAGAAGACAAACTAAGAATTGTTAAAGCTTGACAATCTCATGAAAAAGTTGTTGCAATGACTGGCGATGGTGTAAATGATGCGCCTGCTTTAAAAGTTTCTGATATTGGTTGTGCTATGGGTATAACTGGAACTGATGTTTCTAAACAAGCAGCTGATTTGATTTTAGTTGACGATAATTTTAATACTATTGTTAGTGCAGTTAAAAATGGCCGTTCAACATTTGATAAAATCAAAACAATAATTATGAATTTACTTGTTTCATCTCTTGTTGAAATTATTGTGATGATGCTTGGAATGATTGTATTTTTCTTTGCATACAAAGGAAAATACGAACAATTTTACATTTTTGGCGCAAGTCAATTATTGTGAATTAACTTAGTGTCTCATGGTTTACCTGCGATTGCACTTGGATTTGTAAATAGTGACAAAGACGTTATGAATAGAAATCCATTCAATAAAAAAGAATCAATTTTTGCAAGAGGAATGGGTATAACACTGATTTGGCAATCACTTTTATTAAGTCTTGCAACATTAATTTCATACACAATTGGAGCCGAATATGCCATTGCAAATAACTTAGAATTTGCACAAACAGCTTCAACATGTGGCTTTATAACTCTTGGTTTAGCATGCGGAATAAACACAATCAACTTTATGTCTGAAAAATCAATTTTTATCTCATCAATTAAAAAATATTGATTAGTATGAGCAGCAATTATATTCTCTGGTAGCACAATTTTGATTGTTTCACTTGTACCCCAAATAGCTCAAGTATTTCGGATGACCGACATAACCAAACATTGAAAACTAATTGTATCATCATTATCATTAGGACTAATTTTAGTTGTTGCCAATGAAGCGCTAAAATTTACCAAATGAATTGGAAATATATTGAAAAAAAAGCAAAGCTAG